Within the Senegalia massiliensis genome, the region TAGTAGAATATTCAATGGTAGAAGACGGAAAAGAACAGGATAAATTTACAACATTTGATACAATAGATAGATTAGATTGGAAGGTTTTAAATGCTACATATATGAGTGAAATAAGAGATGAATTAGAAAAGATTCTATTGTATACAATAGAAATAGCTGTAGTTGTATTATTGATAGGAAGTATAATAGCAATATTCTTTTCTAGAAGAATAACAAAACCTATAAACAAATTAGTAGATGATATGGAAAAGGTGAAAAAAGGTGATTTTACTGTACAATCAGATGTAAAGTCTAATGATGAAATTGGAATATTATCTGATACATTTAATCTGATGATAGAAGAAGTTAAAAATCTTATAAAAGGTTCAAGAAATGTATCTATGGAAGTAATTAGTTCTTCTCAAGAATTAGCAGCTACATCAGAGCAAACTAGTGCTTCTGCTGAAGAAGTAGCACGCACAGTGGAAGAAATAGCAAAGGGAGCATCTGAGCAAGCAGGGGATGCAGAAACTGGAGCACAGATGGTTTCAGGATTTGGAGATAAAATAAATGAACTTGTTACAAGTAGTGAAGAGATAATGAATTCTACTAAAGATGTAATGGATTTGAATATAAATGGTGTAGAAGCAGTAGAAACATTAAAGAAAGAAAATGTAGATAATAAGACTAGTACAGAAAATATAGAAAAAGCAGTACTTGAATTAAATGATAAATCTAAAAACATAGGAAATATATTACAAACTATTACATCAATAGCAGAGCAGACAAATTTACTTGCACTAAATGCATCTATAGAAGCTGCAAGAGCAGGAGAGCATGGAAAAGGTTTTGCAGTTGTTGCAAATGAAATAAGACAACTTGCAGAAGGATCTGGAAAAGCAGCAGATGAAATTAGAGAAATAATAGTTGGAATTCAAACTCAAAGTAAAAATACAGTAAATGTTATGAATGATGTAAAGGAAAGTTCAATTAAACAAGGAGATGCAGTAGAAAAAGTTAATGATAGTTTTGGAAAAATATCATTAAAAATTGATGATATATCAAGTAGAATTGAAGGAATGGATGATGCTATAAAATCTATCGAAAGTGGAAAAGATAAATTAATAGATTCTATACAAAATATATCATCTGTATCAGAAGAGACAGCTGCAGCTTCAGAAGAAGTAAGTGCTTCAATGCAACAACAAACTTCTGCAGTAGAACAAGTGGCAGTACTTGCTAATAATTTAAATAGTTTAGCAGATAAGCTAAATAATCAAATTGATAGATTTAAAGTGTAAATTTAAAAGGAATTAGCATATGCTGATTCCTTTTGTTATAATATTTTATATCTAAAGTTTTGAGGTGATTTATATGAAGGTTTATGCCTTAGTAGGAGAAAGTGGAACAGGAAAAAGCTATAAAGCTATAAATGTTGCAAAGGATAAGAAAATTAAATATATATTAGATGATGGATTACTTATAAAAGGAGCAAAAGTAATGGCAGGTAAATCTGCTAAAAGAGAAAACTCAACTATTAGTGCAGTGAAAAGAGCATTATTTATGGATAATAAGCATAAAAAAGAAGTAATGGACGTATTAAAAGCAGATGCTCCAGATAAAATTTTGATACTTGGTACTTCAGATAGAATGGTAGAAAGAATTGCAGACACATTAGAACTACCTAAAATATCTAAAAAAATTTATATAAATCAAATATCTAAAAAAGAAGAAATACTAATTGCAAAAAATTCTAGACAAAAAGAAGGAAAGCATATAATACCAGTACCTACATTTGAAGTTAAAAAGGATTTTTCAGGATATTTTATTGATACACTTAAAATATTTAGAAGGAAAGATGAAAAAAATAAAGAAGATATTTATGAAAAAACTGTAGTAAGACCTACATTTAGTTATCTCGGTAAATATACTATATCCAATGGAGTACTTAAAGATTTAATAAAAATTGCAGCCTATAAATTATCTAATGTAGAAAGAATAAATAATATTTATATAAAAAACAATATTCATGGTATAGAAATAAATGTAGATATAAATATTGATAAATTAGAAATCTTACCTTTATTTATAGAGAAATTACAAAAATATATAATTGAAGAAATAGAGTATACTACTTCTTTAAATGTATTAGGTGTTAATGTTAATATAAAAAAAGTTATGAATCCTTAATATTTATTTACAAAAAAATTTTCTTATGTTATCATAAGATTGTATTGAAAGGCAATACATGTGAAAAGGTTTTCATAGTTTATTTTTGGTTAATATAGTTACATAATATATTAATAGTTCAAAAAAAGGGAGGAGTTTTTTAATGTCTTATGTAGAAGAGGTAATTGAGAAAGTAAAGCAGAGGAATGCAAACGAACCAGAATTTATTCAAACAATAGAAGAGGTTTATAGTACATTAGAACCAGTATTAGAAAATCATCCGGAATATGTTGAAGCAAATATATTAGAAAGAATGGCTGAACCTGAAAGACAAATATCTTTTAAAGTAGCTTGGCAAGATGATGAAGGTAAAATTCAAATTAATCGTGGTATGAGAGTTCAATTTAACGGAGCAATAGGACCATATAAAGGTGGATTAAGATTCCATCCATCAGTATATTCAGGTATTATAAAGTTTTTAGGATTTGAACAAACATTTAAAAATTCACTTACAGGTCTTCCAATGGGTGGAGGTAAAGGTGGTTCTGATTTTGACCCAAGAGGTAAATCTGATCGTGAGATAAGAAATTTCTGTGAAGCTTATATGACTGAATTATATAGACATATTGGACCAGATGTAGATATTCCAGCAGGGGATATAGGTGTAAGTGCTAGAGAAATAGGATATTTATATGGACAATATAGAAGAATAAGAGGCGCATTTGAAAATGGGGTTATAACAGGTAAAGGATTATCATATGGTGGAAGTTTAATAAGACCAGAAGCAACAGGTTTTGGTGCTGCATACTTTATGAATGAAATATTAAATTATCATGGAGATACATTTGAAGGTAAAACAGTATCTGTTTCTGGATTTGGTAATGTATCTTGGGGTATAGTTCAAAAAATAAATGAGCTAGGTGGAAAGGTAGTTACACTTTCAGGACCAGATGGATATATTTATGATCCAGATGGAATATCTGGTGAAGAGAAAATAAACTATATGGTTGAAATGAGAATGTCAGGTAGAGATAAAGTAAAAGATTATGCTGATAAATTTGGAGTAGAATATTTTGAAGGAGAAAAACCATGGGGTGTTAAAGTTGATATAGCGATGCCTTGTGCAACTCAAAATGAAGTTCATATGGAAGATGCTAAGAAAATGGTAGAGAATGGATTAAAATACTACTGTGAAGTATCAAATATGCCTACAACAAATGATGCACTTAAATATTTACAAGAACAAGGATTAATAGTAGGTCCTTCAAAAGCAGCAAATGCTGGTGGAGTTGCATGTTCTGGACTTGAAATGGCACAAAATAGCTTAAGATTATCATGGACAGAAGAAGAAGTAGACCAAAACTTACAAAAAATAATGAAAGATATACATGAAAATGCTCGTTTTGCAGCAGAAAAAAATGGATTTGGATATAATCTAGTAGCTGGTGCAAATATTGCAGGATTCTTAAAAGTAGCAGAAGCAATGATGGCTCAAGGAATATATTAATATATAAAAGGTCCCTTTAAAAGGGACCTTTTACTATTGTATAGGTTTAAAAATATCCTATTAGGGTAATTATCTTAGATAAAGAAATAGGAGGTAATTATAAAATGAGCTATGAATTAATAGAACAAAATGATAAAATTATAATAAAGGATATAAAGAATTTTGAGCCTAAACATATATTTGAGTGTGGCCAAGCATTTAGATGGCATGTAGAAGATGATGGAAGTTATACTATAGTTGCTTATGGAAAGATACTTAATATAAAAAAAGAAGGTAATGATGCTGTATTTTCTAATACTAATAGAGAAGATTTTGAAAGTATTTGGTATCATTATTTTGACTTACATAGAGATTATGATGAAATAAAAAAAGAGTTATCAAAAGATCCTATACTCGAAAAAGCTATTAAATTTGGAGAGGGAATGAGAATATTAAATCAAGATGAATGGGAGATACTCATTTCTTTTATAACCTCAGCAAATAATATGATTTCTAGAATAAAAAAATCATTAAATTTATTAAGTGAAAAATATGGAGAATTTATAGGAGAATATAAAGGTAATAAATATTATAGTTTTCCTACAGCAAATAGTTTAAATAGACTATCTGTAGAAGAAATAAAAGAATGTGGCTTAGGCTTTAGAGCTAAATACATATCATCAGCTGCTAATATAGTTGATAAAAGGGAAATGGATATTTATGCTATAAAGAATATGTCTACAAATGATGCAAGAAAAGATCTTTTAGTATTTCCAGGAGTAGGACCTAAAGTAGCAGATTGTATAATGTTATTTTCTATGGAAAAATCAGATGCATTTCCAATAGATGTATGGGTTAAAAGAGTTATGGAGCATTTTTATTTAGAGCAAGATACAAAACTTAAACTTATACAAGAGTATGGTCAAGAAAAATTTGGAGCGTTAGCAGGATTTGCACAACAATATTTATTTTATTATGCACGAGAATTAGGTATAGGCAAGAAAAAATAAGGAGTTGATGTGGATTGATAGGTACTATAGTTAATTTCCTCACTATATTGTTAGGAGGAATAATAGGTGTAAATATCAAAGAAGGATTAAAAGAAGAGTATAAACAAATAATAATGGATTCGCTTGCACTTATTGTAATAGTAATAGGCCTTACATCTGCTCTTAAAAGTGAAAGTATTCTTACAATGATATTTAGTTTAATAATAGGAGTAATAATAGGTGAAAGTCTAAAAATAGATAAAAAATTAAATAAACTGGGAGAATTCTTAGAAAGAAAGTTGGGTAGAAATGATTCAAATTTTTCTAAAGGATTTGTAACGACTTCCTTAATATTTTGTGTAGGGGCTATGGCTATAGTTGGTTCACTAGAAAGTGGATTAACAGGAAATCATAATACACTTTATGCAAAATCAGTAATAGATGGTATGACATCTATAGTATTTGCATCTACCCTTGGAATAGGAGTAGCTTTCTCTAGTTTTGCTGTGTTTTTATATCAAGGTAGCATAACAATACTTGCATCATTTCTAACTGATTTTTTAATAGATCCAGTAGTTTTAGAAATGTCAGCTGTAGGTGGAATTCTTATATCAGCTATTGGAATAAATATATTAGGGTTAAAAGAGATAAAGGTAAGCAATATGCTTCCAGCAATTTTTTTACCTTTAGTATTTTATGCTGTTAAATTAATATATCTTAGTATTTAAGTTATATCATTTTTAATATATATAATATATAATAGAAGGAAGAATAAATATTTGAAGGGGAGTAGCAATGAACAAAAAGAAAGTCGTTTCATATTTAAATTTTCTACCACTAATTATATTATCTATATTTTTGTTTAAATTTATAGATAATCCACATTCATTTCTTGATTTTTTTAATATTTTAAGTCCGTTTTTAATTGCATTTAGTATAGCCTACCTTTTAAATCCTTTAGTTATATATATTGAAAAATCATTTAAAATTAATAGGTTAGGAAGTATATTTTTTTCTTATATTATAGTACTTGGGATATTAGTGTTTTTAATTGCCATAGTTACTCCAAATATAATTAAGAGTATAACTATACTTATAGATAACACACCAACTTATGTAAAAAATATTCAAGAATTTATTGAATATAACCTAACTAAATTTGAAATATTAAGTAATAGTATAGCAACTGAAAATCTAGAAAAAATACTATTAGATTCAATTGCTAAAATAACAGAATTAGCTAATTTGGCAGTTAATCAAGTTGTATTTCAAGCTATCAATGTGACAGCTTTTTTACTAGAAATAATTTTATCTATAGTTATATCAATATATATGCTTAAAGATAAAGAAAATTTCAAAAGACAAATTAAAAGATTACTTTATTCTATCTTAAGTTATACTAATGCTACTAAGATAATAGAATTAGGTAGAGATGTAAATAGAGTGTTCTCTAGATATTTAGTAGGAAAACTTATAGACTCATTAATAGTAGCAATAATATGTTTTTTAGTACTATTTTTAGTAGTAAAAGCTCCATTTGCTATGTTACTAAGTGTTATTGTAGGAATTACTAATATGATACCTTATTTTGGTCCATTTATTGGAGCAGTACCTGCTATTATTATCACACTTTTCATCTCTCCAATAAAAGCATTTTGGGTTGCAATAACTATACTTGTTATCCAACAATTTGATGGTTTATATTTAGGTCCTAAAATTTTAGGAGAACATGTA harbors:
- a CDS encoding methyl-accepting chemotaxis protein; protein product: MKQFKKILSKFKQGGKVEKKKTTGKKSLTKKVVTLIIVIILLTVSYVGTSSFLVTSNSLKGELQDTSKIFTDEVKVTMDNYFSSYEKSLNIISNDPIFTELEIPEGETELSPEQVEKVSNSLGRYYNTYNEIISIYFGDINGGFYDFPITDLGETSYDPTTRPWYNLAKESNSLVWNEPYIDEDTKDTVITLSNPVYNGDKLVGVIAIDLSLAVINERLAEIDFGENTQLILLDKSNNIMTHPNSELIGKEVPVEKLKKAVEEKKSGLVEYSMVEDGKEQDKFTTFDTIDRLDWKVLNATYMSEIRDELEKILLYTIEIAVVVLLIGSIIAIFFSRRITKPINKLVDDMEKVKKGDFTVQSDVKSNDEIGILSDTFNLMIEEVKNLIKGSRNVSMEVISSSQELAATSEQTSASAEEVARTVEEIAKGASEQAGDAETGAQMVSGFGDKINELVTSSEEIMNSTKDVMDLNINGVEAVETLKKENVDNKTSTENIEKAVLELNDKSKNIGNILQTITSIAEQTNLLALNASIEAARAGEHGKGFAVVANEIRQLAEGSGKAADEIREIIVGIQTQSKNTVNVMNDVKESSIKQGDAVEKVNDSFGKISLKIDDISSRIEGMDDAIKSIESGKDKLIDSIQNISSVSEETAAASEEVSASMQQQTSAVEQVAVLANNLNSLADKLNNQIDRFKV
- the gdhA gene encoding NADP-specific glutamate dehydrogenase, with product MSYVEEVIEKVKQRNANEPEFIQTIEEVYSTLEPVLENHPEYVEANILERMAEPERQISFKVAWQDDEGKIQINRGMRVQFNGAIGPYKGGLRFHPSVYSGIIKFLGFEQTFKNSLTGLPMGGGKGGSDFDPRGKSDREIRNFCEAYMTELYRHIGPDVDIPAGDIGVSAREIGYLYGQYRRIRGAFENGVITGKGLSYGGSLIRPEATGFGAAYFMNEILNYHGDTFEGKTVSVSGFGNVSWGIVQKINELGGKVVTLSGPDGYIYDPDGISGEEKINYMVEMRMSGRDKVKDYADKFGVEYFEGEKPWGVKVDIAMPCATQNEVHMEDAKKMVENGLKYYCEVSNMPTTNDALKYLQEQGLIVGPSKAANAGGVACSGLEMAQNSLRLSWTEEEVDQNLQKIMKDIHENARFAAEKNGFGYNLVAGANIAGFLKVAEAMMAQGIY
- a CDS encoding DNA-3-methyladenine glycosylase family protein, translating into MSYELIEQNDKIIIKDIKNFEPKHIFECGQAFRWHVEDDGSYTIVAYGKILNIKKEGNDAVFSNTNREDFESIWYHYFDLHRDYDEIKKELSKDPILEKAIKFGEGMRILNQDEWEILISFITSANNMISRIKKSLNLLSEKYGEFIGEYKGNKYYSFPTANSLNRLSVEEIKECGLGFRAKYISSAANIVDKREMDIYAIKNMSTNDARKDLLVFPGVGPKVADCIMLFSMEKSDAFPIDVWVKRVMEHFYLEQDTKLKLIQEYGQEKFGALAGFAQQYLFYYARELGIGKKK
- a CDS encoding DUF554 domain-containing protein produces the protein MIGTIVNFLTILLGGIIGVNIKEGLKEEYKQIIMDSLALIVIVIGLTSALKSESILTMIFSLIIGVIIGESLKIDKKLNKLGEFLERKLGRNDSNFSKGFVTTSLIFCVGAMAIVGSLESGLTGNHNTLYAKSVIDGMTSIVFASTLGIGVAFSSFAVFLYQGSITILASFLTDFLIDPVVLEMSAVGGILISAIGINILGLKEIKVSNMLPAIFLPLVFYAVKLIYLSI
- a CDS encoding AI-2E family transporter, which codes for MNKKKVVSYLNFLPLIILSIFLFKFIDNPHSFLDFFNILSPFLIAFSIAYLLNPLVIYIEKSFKINRLGSIFFSYIIVLGILVFLIAIVTPNIIKSITILIDNTPTYVKNIQEFIEYNLTKFEILSNSIATENLEKILLDSIAKITELANLAVNQVVFQAINVTAFLLEIILSIVISIYMLKDKENFKRQIKRLLYSILSYTNATKIIELGRDVNRVFSRYLVGKLIDSLIVAIICFLVLFLVVKAPFAMLLSVIVGITNMIPYFGPFIGAVPAIIITLFISPIKAFWVAITILVIQQFDGLYLGPKILGEHVGVKPFWIISAITIGGALFGFMGMLLGVPVVAVLRLLVMRFVDKRLKNNNIKI